A genomic window from Terriglobia bacterium includes:
- a CDS encoding PAS domain S-box protein: protein MLTVILMQGEFQGNGRWAFYGLGFFFGLIALIAFLTFVIRRVFRRGREEQTSPLEAAPNSDNASAFMTASMQGVIQKLREQEKELERLHREEKERAVQSEKLSEEVTRNMPAGLLVVNAMGIIVSANPAAEQVLGMRGLAYRRYSEALGESSGLVALVASCLQQGTIHRREQVEHTTLQGEIRLLGATVSPIRRGDKINGAICLLSDLTELAALQQQVQLKENLAVLGELSAGIAHEFKNALATISGYAQLIRGENTPEETAEYAGLILEQSRNITQVVTEFLKYARPLEISHEQVLLQPIVERVVAELQEAFPEVQIAAQGNFGRVAGEEGFLRQALLNLARNAVEAAGAAPGGGRVRLEGSIVGNAGAETQQISIVDNGPGIAAGALNKIFVPFFTTKANGTGLGLPVVQKIIVQHGGKVEARNHAGGGAEFIVTLPAGPTASEALK, encoded by the coding sequence ATGCTGACCGTCATCCTCATGCAAGGAGAGTTTCAGGGCAACGGACGGTGGGCCTTCTACGGTCTGGGTTTTTTCTTCGGACTCATCGCCCTTATCGCCTTCCTGACCTTCGTCATCCGCCGCGTGTTCCGGCGCGGACGCGAGGAGCAGACATCGCCGCTGGAAGCCGCGCCCAATAGCGACAACGCCTCGGCGTTCATGACCGCGTCGATGCAGGGAGTGATCCAGAAGCTGCGCGAGCAGGAGAAGGAACTGGAGCGGCTGCACCGCGAGGAAAAAGAGCGGGCGGTGCAATCGGAAAAGCTGAGCGAAGAAGTGACGCGCAACATGCCCGCCGGGCTGCTGGTGGTGAACGCCATGGGCATCATCGTTAGCGCGAATCCCGCCGCCGAGCAGGTGCTGGGCATGCGCGGGCTGGCGTACCGGCGGTACAGCGAGGCCCTCGGGGAAAGTTCCGGGCTGGTGGCCCTGGTGGCTAGCTGCCTGCAGCAAGGCACGATCCACCGGCGGGAGCAGGTGGAGCACACCACATTGCAGGGAGAGATCCGGCTGCTGGGTGCCACGGTTTCGCCGATCCGGCGCGGCGACAAGATCAATGGGGCCATCTGCCTGCTGAGCGACCTCACGGAACTGGCGGCCCTGCAGCAGCAGGTGCAGCTAAAAGAGAACCTGGCGGTGCTCGGAGAGCTGTCCGCGGGAATCGCGCACGAATTCAAGAATGCCCTGGCCACCATTTCCGGCTACGCGCAGTTGATCCGCGGGGAAAACACGCCGGAGGAAACGGCGGAATACGCCGGACTGATACTGGAGCAGTCGCGAAACATCACGCAGGTGGTCACGGAATTCCTGAAGTACGCGCGGCCGTTGGAAATTTCGCACGAGCAGGTGCTCCTGCAGCCGATCGTCGAGCGCGTCGTCGCCGAACTGCAGGAAGCCTTCCCCGAGGTGCAGATCGCGGCGCAGGGAAACTTTGGCCGGGTCGCCGGGGAGGAGGGCTTCCTGCGGCAGGCGCTGTTGAATCTGGCGCGCAACGCCGTGGAGGCCGCCGGCGCTGCTCCCGGGGGCGGGCGGGTCCGCCTGGAAGGCAGCATCGTGGGCAATGCGGGAGCCGAAACGCAGCAGATCAGCATTGTGGATAACGGACCGGGCATCGCCGCCGGAGCCCTGAACAAGATCTTCGTGCCCTTCTTTACCACCAAGGCGAACGGCACCGGCCTGGGCTTGCCGGTGGTCCAGAAGATCATCGTGCAGCATGGCGGCAAGGTCGAAGCGCGCAACCACGCGGGGGGCGGAGCGGAGTTTATCGTTACGCTACCCGCCGGTCCAACGGCCTCCGAAGCGCTAAAATAG
- a CDS encoding sigma-54 dependent transcriptional regulator: protein MEPLLLVEDKSELRAMLHKALERAGYAVEEAADGLAAIQKIRGRRYLLILSDLKMPGASGLDVLREAKQADATIPVILLTAFGSIEEAVTAMKEGAFDFLQKPVDLEHLKLLVQRGARQQELLRENLLLREEYSERYGFPRIVGEHAAIREISQQIQRVAATDSTALLLGESGTGKELFARAIHHLSPRRDQQIVALNCAAIPDGLVENELFGHERGAFTGAGARKVGKLDLAHRGTLFLDEIGELPLATQAKLLRVIEERCFDRVGGTQPIEVDVRIVVATNRDLRKAVEAKTFREDLYFRISAVPILIPPLRERGKDVLLLAEHFLDQFRREFSKQGLEFSPDARERMLQYAWPGNIRELQNAIERAVILADGPVLTPQALQLPEPLPAGGSIPAGLLPEEFTWNGTLEEVSRRALAHVERVLLENTMRDCQWNKTRAAEKLGVSAKTLLAKLRSAGLEK, encoded by the coding sequence ATGGAACCCCTTCTCCTAGTTGAAGACAAGAGCGAGCTCCGCGCCATGCTGCACAAGGCGCTGGAGCGCGCGGGCTACGCCGTGGAAGAAGCGGCCGACGGCCTGGCGGCCATTCAAAAGATCCGCGGGCGGCGCTACCTGCTGATTCTCTCCGATCTGAAGATGCCCGGCGCCTCCGGCCTGGACGTTCTGCGCGAGGCCAAACAGGCGGACGCCACGATTCCGGTTATCCTGCTGACGGCCTTCGGTTCGATCGAGGAGGCGGTCACGGCGATGAAAGAAGGCGCCTTTGACTTCCTGCAGAAGCCGGTGGACCTGGAGCATTTGAAGCTGCTGGTGCAGCGCGGGGCGCGGCAGCAGGAGCTGCTGCGGGAAAACCTGCTGTTGCGCGAGGAATACTCGGAGCGCTACGGGTTTCCGCGGATCGTCGGCGAACACGCCGCGATCCGCGAAATCAGCCAGCAGATCCAGCGCGTGGCGGCGACCGATTCCACGGCCCTGCTGCTCGGCGAGAGCGGCACGGGCAAGGAACTCTTCGCGCGGGCCATCCATCACCTGTCGCCGCGCCGCGACCAGCAGATCGTGGCCCTGAATTGCGCCGCTATCCCCGACGGCCTGGTGGAAAACGAACTGTTCGGCCACGAGCGCGGGGCCTTCACCGGAGCGGGAGCGCGCAAGGTGGGCAAGCTGGACCTGGCGCACCGCGGCACGCTGTTCCTGGACGAAATCGGCGAACTGCCCCTGGCCACACAGGCCAAGCTGTTGCGCGTGATCGAGGAGCGGTGCTTCGACCGCGTCGGAGGAACGCAGCCCATCGAAGTGGACGTGCGCATCGTGGTGGCCACCAACCGCGACCTGCGCAAAGCCGTGGAAGCCAAGACCTTCCGTGAGGATCTTTACTTCCGCATCTCCGCCGTCCCCATCCTCATTCCGCCGCTGCGCGAACGCGGCAAGGATGTCCTGTTGCTCGCGGAGCATTTCCTCGACCAGTTCCGGCGGGAATTCTCCAAACAGGGGCTGGAATTCTCTCCGGATGCGCGCGAGCGCATGCTGCAATATGCCTGGCCGGGCAACATCCGCGAACTGCAGAACGCCATCGAGCGCGCCGTAATTCTTGCCGACGGCCCGGTGCTCACCCCCCAGGCCCTGCAACTGCCCGAGCCGCTTCCAGCCGGGGGGAGCATTCCCGCCGGTCTGCTGCCCGAAGAGTTCACCTGGAACGGGACGCTGGAAGAGGTCAGCCGGCGGGCGCTGGCTCATGTGGAACGCGTGCTGCTGGAAAACACCATGCGGGACTGCCAGTGGAACAAGACGCGGGCCGCGGAAAAGCTCGGGGTATCGGCAAAAACACTGCTGGCCAAACTGCGCAGCGCCGGACTCGAGAAGTAA
- the ubiE gene encoding bifunctional demethylmenaquinone methyltransferase/2-methoxy-6-polyprenyl-1,4-benzoquinol methylase UbiE: protein MPDPQTTPRGTTPPGARTEEEASRLVREMFGRIAPRYDLLNHVLSLQLDRVWRWRATRRLRGILARPDARVLDLCCGTGDLALALARAGKAHIFGADFAHRMLVRAREKAAGVPATQHSGALAAPEFLEADALRLPFPDASFDLVTSAFGFRNLANYHSGLREILRVLKPGGTLAILDFTEPRSGFFGALYRWYFRSVLPRLGGIISGDRPAYSYLPASVARFFLPEELAGLMQQAGYVETRFEAWTGATVALHLGKRPR from the coding sequence ATGCCTGATCCGCAGACCACACCCAGGGGAACAACCCCGCCCGGTGCGCGCACCGAAGAAGAAGCCTCGCGCCTGGTGCGCGAGATGTTCGGACGCATCGCGCCGCGTTACGATCTGCTCAACCACGTGCTCTCCCTGCAGCTCGACCGGGTCTGGCGCTGGCGCGCCACGCGCCGCCTGCGCGGCATTCTCGCCCGCCCGGATGCCCGCGTGCTCGATCTCTGCTGCGGCACGGGTGACCTGGCGCTGGCCCTGGCCCGGGCAGGGAAGGCGCACATCTTTGGCGCGGACTTCGCCCACCGCATGCTGGTGCGCGCCAGGGAAAAGGCCGCCGGCGTACCCGCCACGCAACACTCTGGCGCACTCGCGGCTCCCGAGTTCCTCGAAGCCGATGCCCTGCGCCTGCCTTTTCCCGACGCCTCTTTCGATCTGGTCACCTCCGCCTTCGGTTTCCGCAACCTCGCCAACTACCACAGCGGCCTGCGCGAAATTCTCCGCGTGTTGAAGCCCGGCGGCACCCTGGCCATTCTCGATTTCACCGAACCGCGCAGCGGTTTCTTCGGCGCTCTCTACCGCTGGTATTTTCGCAGCGTCCTGCCGCGCCTCGGCGGCATCATCTCCGGCGACCGCCCGGCGTACTCCTACCTTCCCGCTTCCGTGGCGCGCTTTTTCCTGCCCGAGGAGCTGGCCGGGCTGATGCAGCAGGCGGGCTATGTGGAGACGCGCTTCGAGGCGTGGACCGGCGCGACGGTGGCCCTGCATCTGGGGAAGCGCCCTCGCTGA
- the aroB gene encoding 3-dehydroquinate synthase, with protein MSKPKQISVHAADCRYTIVCGPGVAGQAHRWLQKLGPATGCFIVTSPRVWRAVGAAVSRGLRLRKGQPVIFMKDGEAAKTLQTVESLCRALSRAGADRRALLVAVGGGVVGDVAGFVAASYLRGVKLVHVPTTLVAQVDSSIGGKTGVNLPEGKNLVGAFYPPRQVLIDPLLLRTLPPREFRGGLAEVIKYGVIADKALFAYLEAHLERILARDARALSHVITRSAEIKARVVSRDERETGLREILNFGHTFGHALESITAYRRFQHGEAVAWGMMAAALLGHEAEITPANDAARIIALVRRLRPLPAWPAVRPAGLLRVMGRDKKTRGGNLRFVLSPALGQARTYGAIPLSLVERVLHHAPHLSEPSAKIHA; from the coding sequence ATGAGCAAGCCGAAACAAATTTCCGTACACGCCGCGGACTGCCGCTACACCATTGTCTGTGGCCCCGGCGTTGCCGGCCAGGCGCACCGCTGGCTGCAAAAACTCGGCCCGGCCACCGGCTGCTTTATCGTGACCTCGCCGCGCGTATGGCGCGCCGTGGGCGCCGCAGTCTCTCGCGGCCTGCGCCTGCGGAAGGGTCAGCCGGTGATTTTCATGAAGGATGGCGAGGCGGCCAAGACTTTGCAGACCGTGGAGTCCCTGTGCCGCGCGTTGAGCCGTGCCGGAGCCGACCGCCGCGCCCTGCTGGTCGCGGTGGGCGGCGGCGTAGTGGGCGACGTGGCCGGCTTCGTGGCCGCCAGCTACCTGCGCGGCGTGAAACTTGTGCACGTGCCCACGACCCTGGTGGCCCAGGTGGACAGCTCCATCGGCGGCAAAACCGGCGTCAACCTTCCCGAAGGCAAAAACCTGGTGGGGGCCTTCTATCCCCCGCGCCAGGTGCTCATCGATCCGCTCCTGCTGCGCACCCTGCCGCCGCGCGAGTTTCGCGGTGGTCTGGCCGAGGTCATCAAGTACGGCGTCATTGCCGACAAGGCCCTCTTCGCCTATCTGGAAGCCCACCTCGAGCGCATCCTGGCCCGCGATGCCCGCGCCCTCAGCCATGTCATCACCCGTTCTGCGGAGATCAAGGCCCGCGTCGTCAGCCGGGACGAGCGCGAAACCGGTCTGCGCGAAATTCTCAACTTTGGCCACACTTTCGGCCACGCCCTGGAGAGCATCACCGCATACCGCCGTTTCCAGCATGGCGAGGCCGTCGCCTGGGGCATGATGGCCGCCGCTCTGCTCGGCCACGAGGCGGAGATCACCCCGGCCAATGACGCCGCGCGCATCATCGCCCTCGTGCGCCGTCTGCGTCCGCTTCCCGCATGGCCCGCGGTGCGCCCGGCCGGCCTGCTCCGCGTCATGGGCCGCGACAAGAAGACCCGCGGAGGAAATCTCCGTTTTGTCCTGAGTCCGGCCCTGGGCCAGGCGCGCACCTACGGCGCCATCCCGCTTTCCCTCGTCGAGCGCGTCCTGCATCATGCGCCGCACCTCTCGGAGCCTTCTGCGAAGATCCATGCCTGA
- the nadB gene encoding L-aspartate oxidase → MAHSSKTHPVDYAVIGCGIAGLRAAIELSTAGSVLVLAKSELSDSATAYAQGGIAVSLSDEDEVGLHEQDTILAGDGLCRAEAVRLLVEEGPKYIQQLIEWGTEFDRAGTKLAFTREAAHSRSRILHAHGDSTGREISRALLARAHTLPRLHLWPHAFTTELLVESGRVVGLRFLDESDGSVHEVRAGAVLLATGGLGQIYRETTNPEVATGDGMAIAYNAGAVLSDMEFVQFHPTALAVKGAPRFLLSEALRGEGAVLRNINLERFMKRYAEAQELAPRDVVARAIVSEMHRTSSEHVYLDMTSKSEEFLKKRFPRIYSTCLSYGLDLASDLAPVCPAAHYMMGGVKTDLWGRTSLAGLYAAGETAATGVHGANRLASNSLLEGLVFGARAGQAMNQDAPAAKHGATTLPGIPAPRPGDPAKAAAKHAAGAAPSTVPARAAAPAPAPALLKIRDVMWKHVGIMRSGPALTAALEQLRAIALPEPRKLNRTEQELCNLHTLAELIAGSALAREESRGSHYRSDFPFRNDEDFSKHSAVVRGQEIQFEE, encoded by the coding sequence ATGGCACATTCCTCGAAGACACACCCCGTCGATTACGCCGTCATCGGTTGCGGCATCGCCGGGCTGCGCGCGGCCATCGAGCTGAGCACGGCGGGCAGCGTGCTGGTGCTGGCCAAGTCCGAGCTGAGCGATTCGGCGACAGCCTACGCACAAGGGGGGATAGCCGTCTCCCTGAGCGACGAGGACGAAGTCGGGCTGCACGAACAGGACACCATCCTGGCCGGGGACGGGCTGTGCCGCGCCGAAGCAGTGCGCCTGCTGGTCGAAGAAGGCCCCAAGTACATCCAACAGCTGATCGAATGGGGCACCGAATTTGACCGCGCGGGGACCAAGCTGGCCTTCACGCGTGAAGCGGCACACAGCCGCTCGCGCATCCTGCATGCCCACGGCGACTCCACGGGGCGGGAGATCAGCCGGGCCCTGCTGGCCCGGGCGCATACCCTGCCCCGGCTGCACCTCTGGCCGCACGCCTTTACCACCGAGCTGCTGGTGGAATCCGGGCGCGTGGTGGGGCTGCGTTTTCTAGATGAAAGCGATGGCAGCGTGCATGAAGTGCGCGCCGGCGCCGTGCTCCTGGCCACTGGCGGGCTGGGGCAGATCTATCGGGAAACCACGAATCCGGAAGTGGCCACCGGGGACGGCATGGCCATCGCCTACAACGCCGGGGCGGTGCTTTCGGACATGGAGTTCGTACAGTTTCACCCCACCGCGCTGGCGGTAAAGGGCGCGCCGCGCTTTCTGCTCTCCGAGGCGCTGCGCGGCGAAGGCGCAGTGCTGCGCAACATCAACCTCGAGCGCTTCATGAAGCGCTACGCGGAAGCGCAGGAACTGGCGCCGCGCGACGTGGTGGCCCGGGCTATCGTCTCCGAAATGCACCGCACCAGCAGCGAGCATGTCTACCTGGACATGACGTCGAAGAGCGAAGAGTTTCTAAAGAAACGCTTTCCGCGCATCTATTCGACCTGCCTCAGCTACGGCCTGGACCTCGCGAGCGACCTCGCTCCGGTGTGTCCCGCGGCCCACTACATGATGGGCGGGGTCAAGACCGATCTGTGGGGGCGGACGTCGCTGGCGGGCCTGTACGCCGCGGGAGAGACCGCGGCGACCGGCGTCCACGGGGCCAATCGCCTGGCGAGCAATTCCCTTCTCGAAGGCCTGGTCTTCGGCGCGCGCGCCGGACAAGCGATGAACCAGGACGCGCCTGCCGCCAAGCATGGCGCCACCACCCTGCCGGGGATTCCCGCACCGCGGCCGGGCGACCCTGCGAAAGCTGCGGCAAAACATGCGGCGGGAGCGGCGCCATCCACGGTGCCGGCCCGCGCGGCGGCTCCCGCACCTGCCCCCGCGCTGCTGAAGATCCGCGACGTCATGTGGAAACACGTGGGGATCATGCGCAGCGGCCCGGCGCTGACAGCCGCGCTGGAGCAGCTCCGGGCCATTGCGCTGCCCGAGCCCAGGAAATTGAACCGCACGGAGCAGGAGCTGTGCAATCTGCATACCCTCGCGGAGCTGATCGCGGGGTCCGCGCTGGCCCGCGAAGAGAGCCGCGGCAGCCACTACCGCTCGGATTTCCCCTTCCGCAATGATGAGGACTTCTCGAAACACTCGGCGGTGGTGCGGGGGCAGGAGATCCAGTTCGAGGAGTAG
- a CDS encoding M28 family peptidase: MPRMPARDGHFAVAAPAQATDAPPPDSTGGFDGSKALAHVARLTQIGPRQSGTPGIAQAQQYILAELKSYGCRTETDDFHADTPAGRLAMKNILVKIPGERPDIILLSTHYDTKRLENFVGADDGGSSTGVMLELARLLCAKPGRDAVWIAFFDGEEAVNWQWADPDNCYGSREMAARLAASGDLKRIKALLLADLVGSRNLRIRRESGSTKWLTDLVWSVAARLGYGHIFVPEETSIDDDHVSFLRRSVPAVDVIDLETSASYWHTPQDTLDKVSARSLAVVGHVFLESVRELERKPR; encoded by the coding sequence TTGCCGCGGATGCCAGCCCGCGACGGCCATTTCGCGGTAGCCGCTCCGGCCCAGGCCACCGACGCCCCTCCTCCGGACTCCACCGGCGGCTTTGACGGCAGCAAGGCCCTCGCCCACGTGGCGCGGCTCACGCAGATTGGCCCGCGCCAGTCCGGCACACCGGGCATCGCGCAAGCCCAGCAGTACATCCTCGCCGAATTGAAGTCCTACGGTTGCAGGACCGAAACCGACGACTTCCACGCGGACACCCCTGCGGGACGCCTGGCCATGAAAAACATCCTGGTGAAGATTCCCGGCGAGCGTCCGGACATCATCCTGCTGTCCACGCACTACGACACAAAACGCCTGGAAAACTTCGTTGGCGCCGACGATGGCGGCTCTTCCACCGGCGTGATGCTGGAGCTTGCGCGCCTGCTCTGCGCCAAGCCCGGCCGTGATGCCGTCTGGATCGCTTTCTTTGACGGGGAAGAGGCGGTCAACTGGCAGTGGGCGGATCCTGATAATTGCTATGGCAGCCGGGAGATGGCCGCGCGCCTGGCCGCCAGCGGCGATTTGAAGCGCATCAAAGCCCTGCTGCTCGCCGATCTCGTCGGCAGCCGCAACCTGCGCATTCGCCGCGAGAGCGGTTCCACGAAATGGCTGACCGATCTGGTCTGGTCCGTAGCCGCGCGGCTCGGCTACGGCCATATCTTCGTCCCCGAGGAAACTTCCATTGACGACGACCACGTCTCGTTCCTGCGCCGGAGCGTGCCCGCCGTGGACGTCATCGATCTGGAGACCAGCGCGTCCTACTGGCACACGCCGCAGGACACCCTGGACAAGGTCAGCGCCCGCAGCCTCGCTGTTGTCGGCCACGTCTTCCTGGAAAGTGTAAGGGAACTTGAGCGCAAGCCCCGCTAA
- the tatC gene encoding twin-arginine translocase subunit TatC yields MTTITPPEAAAPPPAEESGAPMTFFEHLVELRTRIINSLIAIVLGAFAGVAVSERVIGWITRPMLKALSDAHLEQKLVYTNPTGYLNLIITLGVYLGVVLASPVVLYQIWLFVAPALYKHERKAITGFLFSTVLLFLSGIAFGYFIMLPYMLRFLISFKGPVTPLISINEYFDLILLVLLGLGLVFELPILIFFLSLFGIVTPKFLWTNFRYAILIIAVVAAIVTPTPDAMTMLIFMAPMVGLYFLGIAVSAVVTRRRTRRLAAAAEAR; encoded by the coding sequence ATGACGACTATTACCCCGCCTGAGGCTGCCGCCCCACCGCCCGCCGAAGAGAGCGGCGCCCCGATGACCTTCTTCGAGCACCTTGTAGAGCTGCGCACGCGCATCATCAACTCGCTCATCGCCATCGTCCTCGGCGCCTTCGCGGGCGTGGCCGTCTCCGAGCGCGTGATCGGCTGGATTACCCGCCCGATGCTGAAGGCCCTGTCCGACGCGCATCTCGAGCAGAAGCTCGTCTACACCAATCCCACCGGCTACCTGAACCTGATCATCACCTTGGGCGTCTATCTGGGCGTGGTCCTGGCCTCCCCGGTGGTCCTGTATCAGATCTGGCTGTTTGTCGCCCCGGCGCTCTACAAGCACGAACGCAAGGCCATCACCGGGTTCCTGTTCTCCACGGTCTTGTTGTTTCTCTCCGGGATTGCCTTCGGCTATTTCATCATGCTGCCGTACATGCTGCGTTTCCTGATCAGCTTCAAGGGGCCGGTGACCCCGCTGATCAGCATCAACGAATACTTCGACCTGATCCTCTTGGTGCTGCTCGGACTGGGGCTGGTCTTTGAGCTGCCCATCTTGATTTTCTTTCTCTCGCTCTTTGGCATTGTGACCCCGAAATTTCTTTGGACGAACTTCCGCTATGCCATTTTGATCATCGCCGTCGTCGCGGCCATCGTGACCCCCACACCCGACGCCATGACCATGTTGATCTTCATGGCCCCCATGGTGGGGCTCTATTTCCTGGGAATAGCGGTTTCCGCGGTGGTCACCCGGCGGCGCACCCGGCGGCTCGCGGCGGCCGCGGAGGCGCGCTGA
- a CDS encoding twin-arginine translocase TatA/TatE family subunit: protein MLSIPHMVVIFLVALVVFGPQKLPELARGLGKLMAEFRKASTDFRSAFEEEMRDLERQAREVERKKAEAALAPVAALPPSEVPGSESPAPESAAAPPAAEPSAGDASAAIPETVARSTESTLEPPAGQAREPETSSATVGRVEPTNHDDYYPA, encoded by the coding sequence ATGCTAAGCATCCCGCATATGGTCGTCATCTTCCTGGTGGCGCTGGTCGTCTTCGGCCCGCAGAAGCTGCCGGAGCTGGCCCGCGGCCTGGGCAAGCTGATGGCCGAGTTCCGCAAGGCCTCCACCGATTTCCGCAGCGCCTTCGAAGAGGAGATGCGCGACCTCGAGCGCCAGGCCCGCGAGGTAGAGCGCAAGAAGGCCGAGGCCGCCTTGGCTCCAGTGGCCGCCCTGCCGCCTTCCGAAGTGCCTGGCAGCGAGTCCCCTGCGCCGGAATCCGCGGCTGCGCCGCCCGCTGCCGAACCATCCGCAGGAGATGCTTCCGCAGCCATCCCGGAAACCGTGGCCCGCTCGACCGAGTCCACGCTCGAGCCCCCGGCCGGGCAAGCTAGGGAACCGGAAACCTCCAGTGCCACCGTCGGGCGCGTCGAGCCCACCAACCATGACGACTATTACCCCGCCTGA
- a CDS encoding S41 family peptidase: MNRERRGLILVVAVVAFSAVLGAVYGPSVKATTASADDYQTAVRNFTRVLDVVQTNYAQPVDTDKAIYEGAIPGMLRMLDPHSNFFDARQFALLREDQRGKYYGVGMVVAPRENHTVVITPYVGAPAYKAGIRPGDIISKVDDKSTKGLTTSEVADLLKGPKGTPVKITISREGYPDPLIFNVVRDEIPRHSVDSSFLLRPGIGYIRLSSFNETTDREVAEALKQLNAANLDGLIFDMRGNPGGLLNEAVAVSDMFLEKNQLIVSHHGRSSPERRYYAIRGNQGVTVPLVILINSNSASATEIVSGAVQDHDRGLIVGEQSFGKGLVQTVTPLSENTGLALTTARYYTPSGRLIQRDYKSVSLYEYHYNRKGPEHPTEIKLTDSGRQVTGGGGITPDILVPAPKFTKFQETLLRNDVLFAYEAGVGGFTRYYLGTKPEITKQFEANAGVMEEFRDYLRRKNIRYTEPEMAENLTWIQRKIKQEVFLSTFGLQESFKVQLEADPQVLRAMEAVPQARALYANARKVIAQRNGERDEQP, from the coding sequence ATGAATAGAGAGCGTCGCGGGCTGATTCTGGTAGTGGCTGTGGTCGCTTTTTCGGCGGTTCTAGGAGCGGTCTACGGACCGTCGGTGAAGGCCACCACGGCTTCCGCGGACGATTACCAGACGGCAGTGCGGAACTTTACGCGGGTGCTGGACGTGGTGCAGACCAACTACGCCCAGCCGGTGGACACGGACAAGGCCATCTACGAGGGCGCCATCCCCGGGATGCTGCGCATGCTCGACCCCCATTCGAATTTCTTCGACGCTCGGCAGTTTGCGCTGCTGCGTGAAGACCAGCGCGGAAAGTATTACGGCGTAGGCATGGTCGTAGCGCCGCGCGAAAACCATACCGTGGTGATCACGCCTTATGTGGGGGCCCCGGCGTACAAGGCGGGCATCCGCCCCGGCGACATCATCAGCAAGGTGGACGACAAATCCACCAAAGGCCTCACCACCAGCGAAGTCGCGGACCTGCTGAAGGGCCCCAAGGGCACGCCGGTCAAGATCACCATCAGCCGCGAGGGCTATCCCGACCCGCTGATCTTCAACGTGGTGCGCGACGAGATTCCCCGGCATTCCGTGGACAGTTCCTTCCTGCTGCGTCCCGGTATCGGGTATATCCGGCTCTCGAGCTTCAACGAAACCACGGACCGCGAAGTAGCGGAAGCCCTGAAACAGTTGAACGCCGCGAACCTCGATGGGCTGATCTTCGACATGCGCGGGAATCCCGGGGGGCTGCTGAACGAAGCGGTAGCCGTCAGCGACATGTTCCTGGAAAAGAACCAGCTGATCGTCTCGCACCACGGGCGCAGCTCGCCGGAGCGCCGCTACTACGCGATCCGCGGCAACCAGGGGGTAACGGTGCCGCTGGTGATCCTGATCAACAGCAATTCGGCCTCGGCCACGGAGATCGTTTCCGGCGCCGTGCAGGACCACGACCGCGGGCTGATCGTGGGCGAGCAGAGCTTCGGCAAAGGACTGGTGCAGACGGTGACGCCGCTCAGCGAGAATACCGGGCTGGCGCTGACCACCGCGCGCTATTACACGCCGAGCGGGCGACTCATCCAGCGCGACTACAAATCGGTCTCCCTCTACGAATATCATTACAACCGCAAGGGTCCCGAGCATCCGACGGAAATCAAGCTGACCGACAGCGGCCGCCAGGTGACCGGCGGCGGGGGCATCACGCCGGACATTCTCGTGCCCGCGCCCAAGTTTACGAAGTTCCAGGAGACGCTGCTGCGCAACGACGTGCTGTTCGCCTACGAGGCGGGCGTTGGCGGCTTTACCCGCTACTACCTGGGAACCAAGCCCGAAATCACCAAGCAGTTCGAGGCCAACGCCGGCGTGATGGAAGAGTTCCGCGACTATCTGCGCCGCAAAAACATCCGCTACACCGAGCCGGAGATGGCCGAGAACCTGACCTGGATTCAGCGCAAGATCAAGCAGGAAGTGTTTCTCTCCACATTTGGCCTGCAGGAAAGCTTCAAGGTGCAACTGGAGGCCGACCCCCAAGTGCTGAGAGCCATGGAGGCCGTGCCGCAGGCGCGGGCGTTGTATGCGAACGCGCGCAAGGTCATCGCCCAGCGCAACGGGGAGCGCGACGAACAACCCTGA